The nucleotide sequence CGATTACAGAAACCAGTCCAATTCAAGATATTCAGGTGAGTGTAGAAATTGAACATAGTTTTTTAGGAGATATTGAAGTTTGGTTAGTTGCACCTAATGGGGATAAAGTGTTACTCCAAAATCGAACGTTAGGGGTTAAAACTCAATTAAAAACGACCTACACATTACAAAATACACTCCATTTAAGACAGTTTTTAAATCTCCCAGCCCAAGGAAATTGGCAGTTAAGGGTTATTGATGCTATTGCTGAAAATACCGGAACTCTCAAATATTGGAAACTGGATTTAGGGTTGTAATTTCCACAAACCGGGTTTTTTTCAAACTTTGGGTTTTCCCAATTTTATGTTGAAAAACTCGGTTTTTTATTGCGATCGCTTTTTTAAGGATTTAAACCCAGACTTAACCGGACTGCTTGTCGGACTTCCTGACAAAAATTTAAGGCTTCACGCGCTGTATCTTTATCAGCAGAAGCACCGGGATAACGATAAGCAACTGCAAACAGAGTTAATGCTAAAAGTTTGAGGCGAAACCCATCGTAACTTGGTTCGACAGGTAAAAGCAAATCCAATAAAACGGTCAAATTATGGGTTTTACTAAAAGTAATTCCTGCTTCTTGCAAACGAGCTTTCAAATATTTCTCAACACACTGTTGAGCGTGAAAACAGGCTGCATCATAGTTCGGAGATTTCCTCGCTCGTAATTCCCTTAAAGCGGTAGTAAAATCTCCCTCTGCTTTATCAACCCATTCAATGGTTAGGGGATTCATAAATCACCTTTCCTTTTTCAATAATTTCTTTGATAAAAAAATCATTCCAAGCCAGTCTTTGCTTGATCTCTACAGGAGTTCTAACTAACAAATCTATAGAAAAATCGGGCTTAATTTTATTTAAAATTTCCCAACTTTTCCGAAAACTATTCCCTTCATAAGGCAAAATTACTAGCAAATCAACATCGGAATCATTTTGAGGGTTTCCATAGGCATAGGAGCCAAATAAAATTATTTTATCGGGCTGAAATTCCTTGGCAATATTTTGGCTTAATTGCATAATTTTAGAGCTTTCGATCATTTTTCTCGACCCTAATCCTTGTGAGTAGAAATTGACTTGCTAATTGATATTATATCAGGTCAAGATGATGAGATTTACAGATAACTGTTATAAACCCGCCCGCCCTTTTCAGTGATTGTACCTTGTCAAAAACCTGGTTTTTAACAATAAAATCTTATGTTTGAAAAAAGAATAGGTAATCAATGTTTATGTTGCTGATTATACTCAACTCATGTTTATACTGAGTAATAACTGCTCCTGTTACTGTACCAGTTGCGGGAGTTCTGGCAGTAGGAGGTATATTTGCAATAGGAGCAGTTGGAGTTTATCAATTTTTAAATAATCAAGAAACACCTAATAACGAAAGACGAAACGAAGCCTAAATCTTAAAATCAAGTCATTTTTCAGAAGATGGTTTTCTTCAAAATCTCGGTTTTCATAGGGTTTTGTTGGGAAAATCAGCTTTTACGTTTCTACCTATGAAGATAGGCTATGTTTTGATGAGTGTTTTGTGTGCACAGGTGTCCAGAAACCGGGTTTTTCCTAATAGTTTTTTTCAAAAACCCGGTTTCTCAGAGCGATCGCTATTTCCCTGTTCCCTGTTCCCTATTCCCTTTCGCGTAGCGCTATAGTTTCACATTTTCATGCTCAAGTCTAACCAATTTGAACGGGTAATAGGAGCACTCGTTGAAATATAATCAACCCCAGTTTCTGCAACGGAACGAATTGTTTCTAAGGTAATATTACCCGATGCTTCTATTTTAATACGGGAGTTATATTGACGAATCAGATTAACGGCTTCCCGCATTAACCCTAAAGACATATTATCCAACATAATAATATCCGCTTGATGTTCTAAGGCTATTTTTACCTGTTCTAAGGTTTCGGTTTCTACTTCAATTGTTAGAGGATAAGGCATTGTTTCTCGAATTTTTGTAATCGCTTCTGCAATACCTCCGGCCGCTACAATATGGTTATCTTTAATCATAATCGCATCATCTAATCCCAGGCGATGATTTTTTGCACCCCCGACTTGAATGGCGTATTTTTCTAATAATCTCAATCCCGGTGTTGTTTTGCGGGTATCAACTAATTGACAGGGTAAATCTGCGATCGCTTCTACATATTTTCGCGTTGCTGTCGCTATTCCACTCAGTCGCATCGCTAAATTTAACGCGACTCTTTCCCCCATTAATAACGCTTCTAAACTCCCTTCTAAAATAGCTATTTTTGTGCCTTTTTCACAATATTCTCCCTCCTGAATTAAAGGAGTAAATTTCATCTGATGATCTAAAAGTTGAAACACTCTCGCCGCTACGGATAATCCAGCAATAACACCCTTTTCTTTAACAATCCAATCCGCAGATTTTATCTGATTTCCGATTAATAATCCGGCGGTCGAGCGATCGCCTCGTCCAATATCTTCTAATAACCATTGTTGCAATAGCGGATCTAAAATAATCCCAGGAGGTAATATCGCCTTCATATTCAGTCTATTTAGGAATTTCAAAACATCCTATAATACCGAGGGTCAAAGAAACCGGGTTTCTGTATAAACCCTGATTTCCCATCCCAAATCTTGAAAGAAACCCGGTTTCTAGGTATGGTAAAATACTAAAGCCCCCTTCCGATTTATCACTGGAAGAAGGCTTTAGTTAGATATTAACCTGGCATCGAGCTATTTTCCCAGGCGGCTACCCGCCAAGTATCTTCGCCGTATCAGCGTTTCACAGCCGAGTTCGAGATGGATCGGAGTGGTTCCACTGAGCCATAGGCACCAGGAAAGCTTTATAAACTTTTCGGTGATTTTTGAGGAGTTCGCGGTTTTGTTGTTCGCTTGTTTTCCTCTCACAATTTACTAATATACTCGCTTTTTCTGGGAATGTCAACCCCTGTTCCAAAAAAACTTTTTGTTCCTCTCATCCGGCTTGCTGAGGGGGTTTGGGGATTTAAGGGGGTCAAAGAGTCGTTCAAATATAGTGCTATGCACTCTTAGAACAGGGAATAGGGAATAGGGAATAGGGAATGTCTGGATAGAGATTTTTAATTAAATCAATGCCATTAACGAGAAAGAAAAGCACTTAAACTATTACCTGAATTATCATCAAAAATCGCACCTCTACTAATGAGATCATCCTTAACTTCTGCTGAAATCCCTAGGATATATCTAAATTGAGTTTTTTTCACTACGACTTGACTGAGGTTAGCTAGGCTTAAATTAGTCAAACTCAAATTAGCAAAACTCAAATTAGCAAAACTCAAATT is from Planktothrix serta PCC 8927 and encodes:
- a CDS encoding HEPN domain-containing protein codes for the protein MNPLTIEWVDKAEGDFTTALRELRARKSPNYDAACFHAQQCVEKYLKARLQEAGITFSKTHNLTVLLDLLLPVEPSYDGFRLKLLALTLFAVAYRYPGASADKDTAREALNFCQEVRQAVRLSLGLNP
- a CDS encoding nucleotidyltransferase domain-containing protein, which translates into the protein MIESSKIMQLSQNIAKEFQPDKIILFGSYAYGNPQNDSDVDLLVILPYEGNSFRKSWEILNKIKPDFSIDLLVRTPVEIKQRLAWNDFFIKEIIEKGKVIYESPNH
- the nadC gene encoding carboxylating nicotinate-nucleotide diphosphorylase; its protein translation is MKAILPPGIILDPLLQQWLLEDIGRGDRSTAGLLIGNQIKSADWIVKEKGVIAGLSVAARVFQLLDHQMKFTPLIQEGEYCEKGTKIAILEGSLEALLMGERVALNLAMRLSGIATATRKYVEAIADLPCQLVDTRKTTPGLRLLEKYAIQVGGAKNHRLGLDDAIMIKDNHIVAAGGIAEAITKIRETMPYPLTIEVETETLEQVKIALEHQADIIMLDNMSLGLMREAVNLIRQYNSRIKIEASGNITLETIRSVAETGVDYISTSAPITRSNWLDLSMKM